In Leptospira sp. WS58.C1, a single genomic region encodes these proteins:
- a CDS encoding DUF4178 domain-containing protein, giving the protein MSELSCPNCGAPVPIINKASVYAVCSSCKTLSLKKDVNLEKIGTAGELADDHSIIQLGTQGNYKGTPFRVIGRIQLKFELGFWNEWHLMEGDGSSAWLGEAQGSYYYTKLNVGIPTDKFPTIEGDGDPIVIASGRREKITPGDIFYLGENWTLKEIMKATCIGGEGELPIGFQTGYEAVLLDLASEDGLFGTLDYSESPPLLFSGSFAPLGELNLTGLRQEEVAYNQAQIPAKTIQCKGCGASLNQFSPDFSKSLACEYCGSVMDTESDDLKIIAKFDQISKENVRLPLGTPVKLPNFPESKVIGILRKSTEVDDETYTWTDYLLRYRGGYAWLNENGDNWTYFEPLPGVPKWAPGLKRIFQKRSYKWFANSDANTDFALGEFYWKVSAGEKAQLEDYISPPYMISSERTDKEIFWSKGTFIPFDTMKSAIPLDTASKLRKPEIVGVCEPNPFKIRLKRNLWVASILTAVFFVFQVYGCIKAKNQVVYEGKFKYVQTSMPNTDIGSTNFRDNSFVTEVFELKGESSENVEIQIEAPELDNKYLFFSAVLINEDTDTAYDTSIETSYYHGVDDGESWSEGSKSDSKSLAEIPPGRYYLRLESQSDFPVGWGSDYNVKVIRDVMSPAPFFLFSIFLWLPLIYTFFRSYSFESKRV; this is encoded by the coding sequence GTGTCGGAACTAAGTTGTCCCAATTGCGGAGCCCCAGTACCCATCATCAATAAAGCTTCCGTTTACGCGGTTTGCTCCAGTTGCAAAACTCTTTCCCTCAAAAAAGACGTGAATCTGGAAAAGATCGGAACTGCGGGAGAACTCGCCGACGATCATTCCATTATTCAACTCGGGACCCAGGGAAATTATAAAGGCACTCCATTCCGAGTAATCGGAAGGATCCAACTCAAATTCGAATTAGGATTCTGGAACGAATGGCATCTTATGGAAGGAGATGGAAGTTCCGCCTGGTTAGGAGAAGCCCAAGGTTCTTATTATTATACAAAACTAAATGTTGGAATTCCTACAGACAAGTTCCCAACCATAGAAGGTGACGGGGACCCTATCGTAATTGCTTCAGGCAGAAGAGAAAAGATCACTCCGGGGGACATTTTTTATTTAGGGGAAAACTGGACCTTAAAAGAGATCATGAAAGCGACCTGCATAGGCGGAGAAGGTGAACTCCCCATTGGGTTCCAAACCGGATACGAAGCGGTTCTTTTGGATCTTGCAAGCGAGGATGGATTATTCGGTACCTTAGACTACTCTGAATCTCCTCCATTATTATTCTCCGGAAGTTTTGCTCCATTAGGAGAATTGAATCTAACCGGACTTAGGCAAGAAGAAGTCGCGTACAACCAAGCGCAGATCCCTGCAAAGACCATACAATGTAAAGGTTGCGGGGCCTCTCTCAATCAATTCAGTCCTGATTTCTCCAAATCTCTGGCTTGCGAATATTGCGGATCCGTAATGGACACAGAAAGTGATGATCTAAAGATCATCGCTAAATTCGATCAGATTTCCAAAGAAAACGTTCGTCTTCCATTAGGAACTCCCGTTAAGCTTCCCAACTTTCCCGAGTCCAAAGTCATCGGGATCTTACGAAAATCCACGGAAGTGGACGATGAGACTTATACTTGGACGGATTATCTTCTCAGATATAGAGGTGGATACGCTTGGCTCAATGAGAACGGGGATAATTGGACCTACTTTGAACCTTTGCCCGGAGTACCCAAATGGGCTCCCGGATTGAAACGTATCTTCCAGAAAAGATCCTATAAATGGTTCGCAAATTCGGATGCCAATACGGATTTCGCATTGGGCGAATTTTACTGGAAAGTTTCCGCGGGAGAAAAAGCACAACTCGAAGATTATATCTCTCCTCCGTATATGATCTCCTCCGAAAGAACGGATAAGGAAATTTTCTGGTCCAAAGGGACTTTTATTCCGTTCGACACAATGAAGTCTGCTATCCCTCTGGATACCGCTTCTAAATTAAGAAAACCTGAAATAGTCGGCGTATGCGAACCGAATCCTTTTAAGATCAGACTAAAACGGAATTTATGGGTGGCGTCGATCCTCACGGCCGTATTTTTTGTGTTCCAAGTATACGGATGTATAAAGGCCAAAAACCAAGTAGTCTATGAAGGAAAATTCAAATACGTCCAAACTTCTATGCCGAATACGGATATTGGCAGTACGAATTTCAGGGATAATTCTTTCGTAACCGAGGTGTTCGAACTAAAAGGAGAATCAAGCGAGAATGTGGAGATTCAGATCGAAGCTCCCGAATTGGACAATAAGTATCTTTTCTTCTCGGCCGTATTGATCAATGAGGATACGGACACGGCATACGATACCTCTATAGAAACCAGCTATTACCATGGGGTAGATGACGGAGAATCCTGGTCCGAGGGTTCCAAATCCGATTCAAAATCATTAGCGGAGATCCCTCCAGGAAGGTATTATCTTAGACTGGAAAGCCAATCCGACTTCCCCGTGGGTTGGGGTTCCGATTATAACGTAAAGGTGATAAGAGATGTGATGAGCCCAGCTCCATTCTTCTTATTTTCCATTTTCTTATGGCTTCCTTTGATCTATACTTTTTTCAGAAGTTATTCTTTCGAATCCAAAAGAGTTTAA
- a CDS encoding heavy metal translocating P-type ATPase, translating to MNINIKENETSSFTQEEKTSEITLDLFGMTCANCARRIETGLSKVPGVEEARVNFGRETAFVRFKDPIEPSELFSKVESLGYSAKWHSENNYKETEELHKKERSKLRSRFLISLLFTAPLFYSMVSHFSFLEFLPNPKLLMHPWVQFLLAFPVQFWIGFPFYKSAFRAIKNGSANMDVLVSLGTSAAFGYSFILSLLKGKQQGDILFSSLWIEGAHIHSLPPLYYETSAVLLCFILAGKWMETEAKGKSSSAIQTLLELKPETARIKKEEIWSEIPTEYVKKGDILQVRPGEKFPVDGVVTEGFSSVDESMLTGESLPLDKKKDSQVFGGTVNGNGNLIIQAVSVGSETVLASIIKTVEEAQSSKAPIQKIADKISAVFVPVVILISLFNFLLWFFFLEAGNLGSALEKSIAILVIACPCALGLATPISILVGTGKAAGQGILFRNSEVLETAASLNLIAFDKTGTITEGNPSVTDYRFVGDGSELLSFSASAESASSHPLGKAIVSFVKAKGLPVHSPENLQTIPGLGITSQVNENNIKIGKLEFFDRKENFPKDLLEISNSWEKEGKTVVWARSENPGVVNSNGTARPSASAPGSTVNSTVDGDLGAPTWIIFSIEDTIRKNAKSALKKLDSLGIETLLLTGDHLSVAESISSKVGIKNVHASLLPKDKAEIVSDLQAEGKIVGMTGDGINDSPALAKADVGIAMGTGTGVAIETAGVVLVKGDLEKIAEAILIAKATTGNIRQNFFWALAYNTLGIPIAAAGLLAPWIAGAMMAFSSVSVVLNALRLRKKDIR from the coding sequence ATGAACATAAATATTAAAGAAAACGAAACTTCTTCCTTCACCCAGGAAGAAAAAACATCCGAAATCACTTTGGATCTTTTCGGCATGACCTGCGCCAACTGTGCTAGAAGAATTGAAACAGGACTAAGCAAGGTTCCGGGAGTGGAAGAGGCACGAGTAAACTTCGGAAGAGAGACCGCATTCGTTAGATTTAAGGACCCGATAGAACCTTCAGAATTATTTTCCAAAGTAGAGTCCCTAGGTTATTCCGCAAAATGGCATTCTGAAAATAATTACAAGGAAACGGAAGAACTACATAAAAAGGAAAGATCGAAATTAAGATCCAGATTTTTAATCTCTCTTTTGTTTACGGCTCCGCTATTCTATTCGATGGTTTCTCACTTTTCGTTTTTAGAATTTTTACCGAATCCGAAATTGCTCATGCATCCGTGGGTGCAATTTCTATTGGCATTCCCAGTACAATTCTGGATCGGTTTTCCATTCTATAAAAGTGCGTTTAGAGCGATCAAAAACGGAAGTGCAAACATGGACGTGTTGGTTTCGTTAGGGACTTCGGCTGCTTTCGGATATAGCTTTATACTTTCTCTCTTGAAAGGAAAACAACAAGGAGATATACTCTTTTCTTCCTTATGGATAGAAGGAGCACATATACACTCGCTTCCACCATTATACTACGAAACCTCCGCAGTGTTACTTTGTTTTATACTCGCAGGAAAATGGATGGAAACGGAAGCAAAAGGAAAAAGTTCTTCGGCAATTCAAACTTTGTTGGAATTAAAACCGGAAACGGCTCGCATTAAAAAGGAAGAGATTTGGTCGGAAATCCCGACAGAATACGTAAAAAAAGGAGATATCCTGCAAGTCAGGCCCGGAGAAAAATTTCCGGTAGATGGAGTTGTGACGGAGGGTTTTAGCTCCGTAGACGAATCCATGTTAACAGGAGAAAGTCTTCCTCTAGATAAAAAGAAAGATAGCCAAGTATTCGGAGGGACTGTTAACGGGAATGGAAACCTAATCATACAAGCGGTCTCGGTCGGGTCCGAAACAGTGCTTGCATCCATCATCAAAACGGTTGAAGAAGCGCAAAGTTCCAAGGCGCCGATTCAAAAGATCGCAGATAAAATTTCCGCCGTATTCGTTCCGGTAGTAATTTTGATCTCTTTATTTAACTTTCTATTATGGTTCTTCTTTTTAGAGGCGGGCAATTTAGGATCAGCTTTGGAAAAATCGATCGCGATTCTAGTGATTGCCTGTCCTTGTGCTTTAGGACTCGCTACTCCGATCTCGATTTTAGTCGGAACAGGAAAAGCTGCCGGCCAAGGGATCCTATTTAGGAATTCGGAAGTTTTAGAAACCGCAGCTTCCTTAAATCTGATCGCATTCGATAAGACAGGGACCATCACAGAAGGAAATCCTTCCGTGACGGATTATAGGTTTGTCGGAGACGGATCGGAGCTACTTTCTTTTTCCGCATCCGCAGAGTCTGCTTCTTCCCACCCTTTAGGTAAAGCGATCGTTTCTTTTGTAAAAGCAAAAGGACTTCCTGTCCATTCTCCGGAGAACTTACAGACGATTCCGGGACTCGGGATTACTTCTCAAGTAAACGAAAACAATATTAAGATAGGAAAACTGGAATTTTTTGACCGAAAGGAAAATTTCCCGAAGGATCTATTAGAAATTTCTAATTCTTGGGAGAAAGAAGGAAAAACGGTAGTCTGGGCAAGATCAGAGAATCCGGGAGTTGTCAACTCAAACGGCACGGCCAGGCCTTCCGCAAGTGCGCCCGGCTCCACTGTAAATTCGACTGTAGACGGCGATCTTGGAGCTCCGACATGGATCATTTTTTCAATAGAAGATACAATCCGTAAAAATGCAAAATCCGCTTTGAAAAAATTGGATTCTCTCGGGATCGAAACTTTACTACTTACCGGAGACCACCTGTCCGTGGCAGAAAGTATCTCCTCTAAGGTCGGGATAAAAAATGTTCACGCTTCTCTTCTTCCGAAAGATAAAGCTGAGATAGTTTCCGACCTGCAAGCGGAAGGAAAAATCGTCGGCATGACGGGTGACGGTATTAATGATTCGCCTGCCTTAGCAAAGGCTGATGTAGGAATCGCTATGGGCACGGGAACAGGAGTCGCAATCGAGACGGCGGGTGTGGTTTTAGTAAAAGGAGATCTTGAAAAAATTGCCGAGGCAATCCTGATTGCAAAGGCCACCACGGGAAATATCCGACAAAATTTTTTCTGGGCATTGGCTTATAATACTCTTGGAATTCCGATAGCGGCAGCCGGACTTTTAGCTCCTTGGATTGCAGGCGCGATGATGGCATTCAGTTCCGTTTCCGTAGTCTTGAATGCGCTCCGACTTAGGAAAAAGGACATAAGATAA
- a CDS encoding polyamine aminopropyltransferase has product MQRALLISVLILSSCGLVYELLAGTVASYLLGETVTQFSLVIGVYLFSMGIGSWLSRYLIEDLIPKFLDVELALGLLGGFSAAILFLSFGQTRIFQIPLFSIVVAVGTLVGMEIPLLLRILKNKLGFRDMVSKVLSLDYAGALLASLAFPIFFAPKLGMVRTSFFFGLLNAGTALWGTFVLPLSEKHKNLLRAKSALVLTLLGLGFAFSEMITYYSEENLFSDEIIYSKQTNFQKIIVTRYKNELRLFLNGHLQFSSRDEYRYHETLAHPALLSHPNPKRVLVLGGGDGLAVREILKHPGIESITLVDLDPEMTRIFSEQPVLIEINESSLKNPKVQVQNADAFLWLEESSSVFDVVLIDFPDPSNFSIGKLYSTAFYRSLKRRLNEFSVVEIQSTSPLFARMSFWCVEATLKESGFNTRALHVYVPSFGEWGFILGSVGKLGGYRKDLPTGLKFLNETELRSISEFPQDMSKVPTEPNRLDNQSLVRYYDQEWNRILD; this is encoded by the coding sequence CTGCAGAGAGCCTTATTAATCTCCGTCTTAATCCTTTCTTCTTGCGGCTTAGTATACGAGCTACTAGCGGGCACTGTTGCGAGTTATCTACTCGGAGAAACCGTGACTCAATTTTCTTTGGTCATCGGAGTTTATCTATTTTCTATGGGTATCGGAAGTTGGCTCTCTAGATATCTAATAGAAGATCTGATCCCTAAATTCTTGGACGTGGAACTCGCCTTGGGACTATTAGGCGGATTCAGCGCAGCGATTCTGTTTTTAAGCTTTGGGCAGACTAGGATTTTCCAAATCCCCCTCTTCAGTATCGTAGTGGCAGTGGGCACTTTGGTAGGAATGGAGATACCCTTGCTTCTTCGTATCCTAAAGAATAAATTAGGATTTCGTGATATGGTCTCCAAAGTGCTTAGCTTGGATTACGCCGGAGCACTTTTGGCTTCCTTGGCATTTCCGATATTTTTCGCACCTAAATTGGGAATGGTGAGAACTTCTTTCTTTTTCGGATTATTGAATGCAGGAACCGCACTATGGGGAACATTCGTTCTTCCATTATCCGAAAAACATAAAAACCTATTAAGAGCAAAATCCGCTCTGGTATTGACATTGTTAGGATTAGGTTTCGCGTTTTCAGAGATGATCACTTATTATAGCGAAGAAAATCTTTTTTCGGACGAGATTATCTATTCTAAACAAACCAATTTCCAAAAGATCATCGTCACCAGATACAAAAACGAACTCAGGCTTTTTTTGAACGGGCATCTTCAATTCAGTTCCAGGGACGAATATAGATACCACGAAACATTGGCTCATCCGGCCCTTCTATCTCACCCCAACCCTAAACGAGTATTGGTTTTGGGGGGAGGAGACGGACTCGCAGTCAGAGAGATCCTAAAACATCCAGGTATAGAATCCATCACCTTAGTGGATCTGGATCCTGAGATGACGCGTATTTTTTCGGAGCAACCGGTTCTCATTGAGATTAACGAATCTAGTTTAAAAAACCCTAAAGTACAAGTCCAAAATGCGGATGCTTTTTTATGGTTAGAAGAATCGAGTTCGGTATTTGACGTGGTACTCATAGATTTTCCGGATCCGAGTAACTTCTCCATAGGAAAATTATACAGCACAGCATTTTACAGAAGTTTAAAACGAAGACTTAACGAATTTTCAGTCGTAGAGATACAATCCACTTCCCCGTTATTTGCCAGAATGTCTTTCTGGTGTGTAGAAGCCACTCTCAAAGAATCAGGATTTAATACCAGAGCCTTGCATGTATACGTTCCTTCTTTCGGAGAATGGGGATTTATTTTAGGAAGTGTGGGGAAATTGGGAGGATACAGAAAAGATCTCCCAACCGGATTAAAATTCCTGAATGAAACAGAATTAAGATCGATTTCGGAATTTCCGCAAGATATGTCCAAGGTACCGACTGAACCGAATCGTCTGGACAACCAAAGTCTCGTACGCTATTACGACCAAGAGTGGAATCGGATCTTAGATTAA
- a CDS encoding adhesin OmpL37 family surface protein has protein sequence MGPKRNRIYVILLFAILILPFGQPKADLDSNRATALVRVERGLKQNEFHLKAINSTISNYGTEDDKILFRRCLQHHIETFTLYLQFDLAHSYDEMRQTQRLLVILYSKAVEASAANVRRELDFLSKFALRTKDAEARHHLEMGYREYGASNQKKIIADNTRPYLPGIKTQYLYEALKLLKQSREYVVLLSLKFLSDFEPDLQTTEFEEIYNEINRAMFSKADYYNRIHFDNHFHIFNSPNLYEATWENPGLQELEKALGDIDPASDRARRMAKRSVIP, from the coding sequence ATGGGACCGAAAAGAAATCGTATATACGTCATTCTTCTTTTCGCAATTCTGATCCTGCCTTTTGGACAACCGAAAGCAGACTTGGACAGTAATCGAGCCACCGCTTTAGTCCGTGTCGAAAGAGGATTAAAACAAAACGAATTTCATCTAAAAGCGATCAATAGCACTATCTCGAATTATGGAACTGAAGATGATAAGATATTGTTCCGCAGATGTTTGCAGCATCATATCGAGACATTTACCCTATACTTACAATTCGATCTCGCACACTCTTACGATGAAATGCGCCAAACCCAAAGATTATTGGTGATATTATACTCAAAGGCCGTGGAAGCCTCCGCAGCCAACGTGAGAAGAGAATTGGATTTTTTATCCAAATTTGCGCTTAGGACCAAAGACGCGGAAGCAAGACATCATTTGGAAATGGGTTATAGAGAATACGGGGCATCCAACCAAAAAAAAATCATAGCAGACAACACAAGACCTTATTTGCCAGGAATCAAGACACAATACCTCTACGAAGCTTTGAAATTATTAAAACAATCCAGGGAATACGTAGTTCTTCTTTCTCTAAAATTTCTCTCCGATTTCGAGCCGGATCTGCAAACCACCGAATTCGAAGAAATTTATAACGAGATCAATCGCGCAATGTTCAGCAAGGCGGACTATTATAATCGCATCCATTTCGATAACCATTTTCACATTTTCAATTCCCCGAACCTATACGAAGCTACTTGGGAAAATCCTGGCTTGCAAGAATTGGAAAAGGCCTTAGGAGATATAGATCCAGCCAGCGATCGGGCAAGAAGAATGGCGAAACGCTCCGTTATCCCGTAA